The Hippoglossus hippoglossus isolate fHipHip1 chromosome 19, fHipHip1.pri, whole genome shotgun sequence genome has a segment encoding these proteins:
- the si:dkey-191m6.4 gene encoding rho GTPase-activating protein 22 isoform X2 has translation MGPVCCKPDRLKKQHLQGGTGEKDRAPISHESFLLMANSQTDMDDWVKAIRRVIWAPFGGGIFGQRLEDTVQYEKKFGPRLAPLLVEQCVDFIRERGLDEEGLFRMPGQANLVKDLQEAFDCGDKPLFDSNTDIHTVASLLKLYLRELPEPVIPFSKYEDFLTCAQLLAKDEEEGVQELGNQVSTLPLPNFNLLKYICKFLDEVQSHCIQNKMSVQNLATVFGPNILRPKMEDPVTIMEGTSLVQHLMTILIREHNRLYSGRDQEGLTVPQTELPIQGHQLQHRSLGAWISEEDLQSGPVSNPDQEIDSSASSLDAKLCAAVTPTQSPNLNPGPKLGSSSGKGETVVSPSKQSKTIPSWKYSFKSSSAPRSQPQAKQGTGGAGSVADTTSVSSGGGGGGGGGGGNWLMNGLSSLRGHRRTSSGERSARDRDSTGSSQRLSTYDNVTSSSSMGSVPSVSSTPWSTSSCEISVPDSASEPSANENCGESGEKGDWMESQREIDRGRDGGMMTDPGSEQDSCEAMELCSSSAACSENGNMVAAAGVPSIIMSEDGDEVNSTLSSLVEGLKDELMKQKTSYEARIQKLEESSAALCAQMERLEQEMEQERKKQRMLEIKLRNSERAREDAENRNRLLEKEMEDFFSTLGDLALGARTSDI, from the exons GGATATTTGGCCAGCGTCTAGAGGACACGGTGCAGTATGAGAAGAAGTTTGGCCCCCGGCTGGCCCCTCTGCTGGTGGAGCAGTGTGTGGACTTCATCAGGGAGCGGGGTCTGGATGAGGAGGGTCTCTTCAGGATGCCGGGACAGGCCAACCTGGTCAAAGATCTGCAAGAGGCCTTCGACTGCGGTGACAAGCCTCTGTTTGACAG TAACACAGACATCCACACGGTGGCATCCTTGCTGAAGTTGTACCTGCGGGAGCTGCCTGAACCAGTCATTCCCTTCTCCAAATATGAAGACTTTCTAACCTGTGCACAGCTTTTGGccaaagatgaggaggag GGGGTCCAGGAGCTTGGAAATCAAGTTAGCACTCTACCTCTACCTAACTTCAATCTCCTCAAGTACATATGCAA ATTCCTTGATGAGGTCCAGTCCCACTGTATTCAGAACAAGATGAGTGTCCAGAACCTCGCCACAGTATTTGGACCAAATATCCTTCGACCCAAGATGGAGGACCCAGTCACCATCATGGAAG GCACCTCTCTGGTCCAGCACCTGATGACAATCCTCATTAGGGAACACAACCGTTTGTACTCAGGTAGGGACCAGGAGGGACTCACCGTACCTCAAACTGAGCTCCCCATCCAGGGGCATCAGCTGCAACATCGCAGCCTGGGAGCCTGGATCTCTGAGGAGGACCTTCAGAGCGGCCCGGTCTCCAACCCCGACCAAGAGATAGACAGCAGTGCCTCGTCCCTGGACGCCAAACTGTGTGCGGCGGTCACACCCACCCAAAGCCCGAACCTAAACCCTGGACCAAAACTGGGGTCTTCGTCAGGGAAGGGCGAGACAGTGGTCAGCCCGAGCAAACAATCCAAGACCATTCCTTCCTGGAAGTACTCGTTCAAAAGCTCCTCAGCGCCACGTTCTCAGCCACAAGCCAAGCAAGGCACTGGCGGTGCAGGCTCTGTGGCAGATACAACTAGTGTATCTTCtggtgggggaggaggtggaggtggtggtgggggtaaCTGGCTCATGAATGGTTTGTCCTCCTTGAGGGGACACCGGCGCACATCCTCAGGCGAGCGGTCCGCCCGTGACCGTGACTCCACCGGCTCCTCGCAAAGACTGTCCACCTATGACAATGTCACCTCCTCGTCCAGCATGGGGAGCGTACCGAGCGTATCCAGCACCCCGtggtccacctcctcctgcgaGATCTCCGTTCCAGACTCGGCGAGCGAGCCTTCAGCAAACGAGAACTGTGGAGAGAGTGGGGAGAAGGGGGATTGGATGGAGAGCCAGAGGGAGATCGACAgaggaagggatggagggatgatgacGGACCCGGGCTCTGAGCAGGACAGTTGCGAGGCCATggagctgtgcagcagcagtgcggCCTGCAGCGAGAATGGGAACATGGTCGCGGCAGCAGGCGTGCCGTCCATTATCATGTCCGAGGATGGAGACGAGGTAAATTCAACGCTGAGCAGTCTGGTGGAAGGACTGAAGGACGAGCTGATGAAACAGAAGACTTCCTACGAGGCAAGGATACAAAA ACTGGAAGAGTCCAGCGCTGCTCTGTGTGCGCAGATGGAGCGTTTGGAACAAGAGATGGAGCAGGAAAGGAAGAAGCAACGCATGCTGGAGATCAAACTGCGAAACTCCGAGCGGGCAAGAGAGGATGCGGAAAACCGCAACCGGCTCCTTGAGAAGGAGATGGAGGATTTCTTTTCCACGCTGGGAGATCTGGCCCTGGGTGCGAGGACTAGCGACATTTGA